GTTGCCGATGGCGTGGGTGAGCAGGCCGGGTTGGATGGTGTCGCCGATGGCGAAGACACCGGGGGCCTTGACCGCCTGCCCGCAGCCGTCGACCGCCATCATCCCCTTGTCGCTGAGCCACTCGCGGGGAACGAAAGAAAGGTCGGGGCGCTCGCCGATGGCGATAATGACCGTATCCGCTTCGAGCAGGCGGCCATCCTTGCCGAGGACGCCCTTATCGGTGATCTTCTCGGTGAAGAAGGGCCAGAGAATTTTCCCGCCGAGGGCCTGGACATGCTCGATCTCGTTGGGATAGGCGGCCGGGCGCTGCACGTCGATGGCCGTCACCTGCTTGGCGTCCATGGCGTAGGCGCCGAGGCAGACATCCATACCGGCGTTGCCGGCGCCGATTACCACTACCCGTTCGCCGACCTTGGGCTTGCGTCCGGCGTTGACTGCCTTGAGAAAGTCGAGCCCCTTGAGCATCCGCTCGTGACCGGGGAAAGGAATCACCACCGGGTTGTGGGCGCCGCTGGCAATGACCACGGCATCGTTTTCGGCGTGGAGCTTTTCGAACAAGGGCGCGTCAACCAGAGTGCCGACATGGATCTCGACCCCCATCGCCTTGATCCGCTCGATCTCGGTGCGCAGAACCTGGCGGGGCAGGCGCTCGTCGGGGATGACCTGCATCAGCTTGCCGCCAACCTCCTTGTCGGCCTCGTAAACGATGACCCGATGGCCGAGGAGGCGCAGCTTCCAGGCCGCCGCCAGGCCGCCGGGACCGCCGCCGATGACCGCCACGGTCTTGCCGCTGTCGGGTTTGGCCGTTGGCGCGGCGGCGTCGAGGGAGAGCCGGCCGAGTTCCTTCATCGCCACCGGATGGTCGAGTTGGCGGCGGGTGCAGGCATCCATGCACAGATTGGGACAGACCTCGCCGCAGACGCTCCCGGGAAAGGGGGAATAGTTCAGCACCAGTTCGAGGGATTCCTTCACCTTCCCCTGGCGCAGCAGCTTGATGCGCTCCTGGGTGGGGATCGCCGAGGGGCAGCTCGCCTGACAGGGGGCGGCGTAGCGCTTGTCCTGCCAGTGGGGCACCTTGAGCCGGTCGTCGCCACTGTTGACCAGTCCGGCGACCTGCGCGTAATCGTCCCGCACCACATCGCCGAAAATCCCGCCCTCGACCCACTTCTCCCGGCGGAATTCGCGCATGGTCGGGCGGCTGTGATGCTTGCGCTCTTCCAGGGTCTTGGCGACGATCTTGCGCCATTGGGCAAAGTGGGTGAGCTTTTCGAGCAGCTCCGGACGCTCGATCTTGTCGAGAAAGACCGGCATCTGCTCGGCCAGAAAGCTCCGGTCGGCTTCATCGAGATCGAGCAACCAGACATCGTCGGACAAGCCGGAGACGGGGCCGCGCAGATAGATGGTGCCGCCGACCATGCCGACGCAGCTGCGGTCGCCGAGGACCGAATCGAGATACTCCCGGCCATAACCGCAGATCACGGCGATGCCGCCGCCCATGAACTCGAAGGAGAAGGAGCCGGTGTTTTTCAGCACCCAGAACTGGGGCGGTTCGTAGGCCGGGTCGTGCTTCATCAGCGCGCCGCTGCGCACCCCGACCCGTCCGGCGACGTAGATCTTGCCGCCGGCGGCGCAGTGGGCGGTGGTGTCGCCGCCATCCCCCTTGATGACCAGGGTGGCGCCGGCGTTGAGCCAGCCGGCGTCGGCGCAGGCCGAGCCCTCGACGACGATCTCGGTGCCGTCGAGACCGAAGGAGCCGACCCGCTGGCCGGGGTTCTTCACGGTGAACTTGAGGGGCGAGCCGTCCTCGGTCCACAACGGCCCGCCGATGTTGTGATGCCCCGAGGAGAGAACTTCGAACTCCGTCTCCCCCGCTTCCAGGGAATGATAGATTTGCTGCAGCAGCACCTGGGTGGAAATGCGCTGATTCTTATCGTCAAAACCGATGATTTGAGCTGCCATATCTTTATTCTCCAAGAAGGAAAAAGGTAAAAGGTGAAAGGAAAAAGGAAGGGCAAGATCGATTTTTACTCGCCTTTAACCTTTGTCCTTTAGCCTTTATCCTGCCTTTCTAACAAACGTACTGGATCTGCAACCGCTCCGCTACGCCCCGGTCGGTGGCGACCAGGGCGTCGGCGCGTCCGACGGGCAACGACGAGTTGCCGATGGGGGCCATCAGCTTCCGCAGTTCCTGATCCATGGCCAGAAAGTAGTTGACGATGTTCTGCGCCGCCTTTTCCGGGTCGAGACGATGGACCAACCGGGGCTCCTGAGTGGTGATGCCGACCGGGCAGAGGCCGGTGTTGCAGGCATTGCAACGCCCCATCTCGTTGCCAATGCAGCCGGCCATCTGCAGAATCAGCTTGCCGGTGAAGACACCGTTGGCGCCGAGGGCGATCATCTTGAAGGCATCCGCCGCCAGATCGCCAGCGCGGCCGAGACCGCCCGCCGCCCACAGAGGGATCTGGCCCTGGCGCCCCTGGCTGACGGCGGCCAGGTAACAGTCGCGCAATTTGGAGACGATGGGATGGCCGGTGTGGTCGAGGGAGACCTCATGCGCCGCGCCGGTGCCGCCGTCGATGCCGTCGAGGAAGAAGCCGCCGACGATGTTGTAGGGGTCGCGCACCAGGTTGTTGAAGACGCTGACGCTGGTGGCCGAGGCCGCGACCTTGATCGCCACCGGCACCCGGAACTTGAAGGCGGCGTTGAAGGAGAGGAACATCTTCTGCACGCTCTCCTCGATGGAGTAGAGCCCCTGATGGTTCGGCGGGCTGAGCAGGTCGGCCTTGGGCACGCCGCGAATGGCCTGGATGTGCTCGGCGACCTTCTGCGCCATGAGCAGGCCGCCGTCGCCGGGCTTGGCCCCCTGGCCGATCTTGATGAGAATGCCGGCGGGATCCTCGACCATGTGCGGCATGGCCTTGACGATGCGGTTCCAGCCGAAATGGCCGGAGGCGATCTGCAGAATCATGTATTTCAGATATTTCGACTTGAGCAGGCGCCCCGGCATGCCCCCTTCGCCGCTGCACATGCGCACCGGCAGACCGCATTCCTCGTTGAGATAGGCGGTGGCCATGGCGACCGCTTCCCACATGCGCCAGGAGAGGGCGCCGATGGACATATCGCCGATGACCACCGGATAGATCCAGCGCACCGGCGGTGCCTGGCCATCCGGCTGCAGTTTGCCGTCGGTGCCGATTTTGAAGGGGAGCTTGCCCGGCGGCATGATGCGGCCGAAGGGGGCGAGCAGATCAAAAGTATGGCGCTGGGCGTCGAGGCTCGGGTCGGTCATCTGGGAGATGCGCCCGACCCGCAACTTATCCAGGGTGCGGGTCCCAGCTTCAAGGTTCTTGCGCCCGCCGCGTTTGACGGAATCCCCGGCCACGCAGCGGGTGACGATGGGGTGGCGGGTGTCGGGGTTACGCGCCGGCGCGATGGCGTCGTTGGGGCAGACCTTGGTACAGATGCCGCAACCCCGGCAATACTGGGTGAGATTGCGCACCTGGCGGATCACCGGCACCGCCGAGAAACGCTGCTTCGGCTCGGGCAGATCCCCCTCGGAAAAGACCATGCGCCGACGCTCGACCTTGGGCTCGATCGCCCGGAAGGAGCAGGCCGCGACGCAGGAGCCGCAGAGGGTGCAGCGGGAGGCGTCGTAGCGAATGACCCAGGGCAGGTCGTTGGCGGTGATATCCTGAACTTTTACTGTCTCCATCTGTGCACCTCCAGCTGATTATCGATCACCACCGTTTCCCGCTCGTGGGGGTAGATATCCTTCTCCCAGTTCCGCTCCGGCAGGATTTCGTTGATGCCGCAAACCTCCGAGGAAATCACCACGGTGTCGGCGTCGCGGCCGACCACCACCGGCCGCAGCTTCTTGGTGTCGCAGCAGGTGAAGAGGGTGTTGTCGGGCAAGACACCGATGATGGTATTCGGCCCGTTGATTTCCAGATGCGCCAGGGACTGGCGGATGGCCAGAAGCGAATCCCGGTCCTCGCGGCCGTCGATCTCCTCGAAGGGGAGCGGCGTGATGACGTGCTTGTAGTAAGAAAGCGGC
This DNA window, taken from Desulfuromonas acetexigens, encodes the following:
- a CDS encoding glutamate synthase-related protein — its product is METVKVQDITANDLPWVIRYDASRCTLCGSCVAACSFRAIEPKVERRRMVFSEGDLPEPKQRFSAVPVIRQVRNLTQYCRGCGICTKVCPNDAIAPARNPDTRHPIVTRCVAGDSVKRGGRKNLEAGTRTLDKLRVGRISQMTDPSLDAQRHTFDLLAPFGRIMPPGKLPFKIGTDGKLQPDGQAPPVRWIYPVVIGDMSIGALSWRMWEAVAMATAYLNEECGLPVRMCSGEGGMPGRLLKSKYLKYMILQIASGHFGWNRIVKAMPHMVEDPAGILIKIGQGAKPGDGGLLMAQKVAEHIQAIRGVPKADLLSPPNHQGLYSIEESVQKMFLSFNAAFKFRVPVAIKVAASATSVSVFNNLVRDPYNIVGGFFLDGIDGGTGAAHEVSLDHTGHPIVSKLRDCYLAAVSQGRQGQIPLWAAGGLGRAGDLAADAFKMIALGANGVFTGKLILQMAGCIGNEMGRCNACNTGLCPVGITTQEPRLVHRLDPEKAAQNIVNYFLAMDQELRKLMAPIGNSSLPVGRADALVATDRGVAERLQIQYVC
- a CDS encoding FAD-dependent oxidoreductase; this translates as MAAQIIGFDDKNQRISTQVLLQQIYHSLEAGETEFEVLSSGHHNIGGPLWTEDGSPLKFTVKNPGQRVGSFGLDGTEIVVEGSACADAGWLNAGATLVIKGDGGDTTAHCAAGGKIYVAGRVGVRSGALMKHDPAYEPPQFWVLKNTGSFSFEFMGGGIAVICGYGREYLDSVLGDRSCVGMVGGTIYLRGPVSGLSDDVWLLDLDEADRSFLAEQMPVFLDKIERPELLEKLTHFAQWRKIVAKTLEERKHHSRPTMREFRREKWVEGGIFGDVVRDDYAQVAGLVNSGDDRLKVPHWQDKRYAAPCQASCPSAIPTQERIKLLRQGKVKESLELVLNYSPFPGSVCGEVCPNLCMDACTRRQLDHPVAMKELGRLSLDAAAPTAKPDSGKTVAVIGGGPGGLAAAWKLRLLGHRVIVYEADKEVGGKLMQVIPDERLPRQVLRTEIERIKAMGVEIHVGTLVDAPLFEKLHAENDAVVIASGAHNPVVIPFPGHERMLKGLDFLKAVNAGRKPKVGERVVVIGAGNAGMDVCLGAYAMDAKQVTAIDVQRPAAYPNEIEHVQALGGKILWPFFTEKITDKGVLGKDGRLLEADTVIIAIGERPDLSFVPREWLSDKGMMAVDGCGQAVKAPGVFAIGDTIQPGLLTHAIGNGTEAAESIDTFLAGGELAAKKKPEMIPQSCLSKELFRPRNRGRFCVTDAMDETNRCLSCGTCRDCSMCLEACPEGAIRRIEMADGGYEYVSDDHLCIGCGLCAGICPCGIWAMELMV